One genomic segment of Mastomys coucha isolate ucsf_1 unplaced genomic scaffold, UCSF_Mcou_1 pScaffold22, whole genome shotgun sequence includes these proteins:
- the Pisd gene encoding phosphatidylserine decarboxylase proenzyme, mitochondrial isoform X3, with protein MSRPALKLRSWPLTILHYLLPFGALRPLSQVGWRPMSRVSLYKSVPTRLLSRACGRLNQVELPYWLRRPVYSLYIWTFGVNMTEAEVEDLHHYRNLSEFFRRKLKPQARPVCGLHCVTSPSDGKILTFGQVKNSEVEQVKGVTYSLESFLGPRAYTEDLPFPPASSSDSFRNQLVTREGNELYHCVIYLAPGDYHCFHSPTDWTVSHRRHFPGSLMSVNPGMARWIKELFCHNERVVLTGDWKHGFFSLTAVGATNVGSIRIHFDRDLHTNSPRYSKGSYNDLSFLTHANKEGILMRKGEPLGEFNLGSTIVLIFEAPKDFNFMLKAGQKIRFGEALGSL; from the exons ATGTCCAGACCTGCTCTGAAACTGCGCTCCTGGCCCCTGACCATCCTCCACTACCTCCTGCCCTTCGGTGCCCTCAGGCCCCTCAGCCAGGTGGGATGGAGGCCCATGAGCAGG GTGTCCCTATATAAGTCTGTGCCAACACGTTTGCTGTCACGTGCCTGTGGTCGCCTCAACCAAGTAGAACTTCCTTACTGGCTCCGGAGGCCAGTCTACAGCCTGTATATCTGGACCTTTGGGGTAAACATGACAGAGGCTGAAGTGGAGGACCTACACCACTACCGCAACCTCAGCGAGTTCTTCCGGCGTAAGCTGAAGCCGCAGGCACGGCCTGTCTGTGGCTTGCACTGTGTG ACTAGTCCATCAGATGGCAAGATCCTCACCTTTGGCCAGGTGAAGAACTCTGAGGTGGAGCAGGTAAAGGGTGTAACTTACTCCTTGGAGTCGTTCCTGGGCCCTCGAGCCTACACAGAGGACCTACCCTTCCCTCCAG CTTCCTCCTCTGACTCCTTCAGAAACCAGCTGGTCACCCGGGAAGGGAATGAGCTCTACCACTGTGTCATCTACCTGGCCCCAGGAGACTACCACTGCTTCCACTCCCCCACTGACTGGACTGTCTCACATCGGCGCCACTTCCCAG gttccctGATGTCAGTAAACCCTGGCATGGCCCGGTGGATCAAAGAGCTCTTCTGTCACAATGAGCGTGTAGTCCTGACTGGAGACTGGAAACATGGCTTCTTCTCCTTGACAGCAGTGGGAGCCACCAATGTGGGCTCTATCCGCATCCACTTTGACCGA GACCTGCACACAAACAGCCCCAGGTACAGCAAGGGCTCCTACAATGACCTGAGCTTTCTAACACACGCCAACAAGGAAGGCATTCTCATGCGAAAGGGCGAACCCCTTGGAGAGTTCAACTTGGGCTCCACCATCGTGCTCATCTTTGAGGCACCCAAGGACTTCAATTTCATGCTGAAGGCAGGGCAGAAGATCCGCTTTGGGGAAGCACTGGGCTCCCTCTAG
- the Pisd gene encoding phosphatidylserine decarboxylase proenzyme, mitochondrial isoform X4 — MLGTGSMRSTGSGSLRSWAWRFHLNLLVTGRLHFPQLALRRRLGQLSCMSRPALKLRSWPLTILHYLLPFGALRPLSQVGWRPMSRVSLYKSVPTRLLSRACGRLNQVELPYWLRRPVYSLYIWTFGVNMTEAEVEDLHHYRNLSEFFRRKLKPQARPVCGLHCVTSPSDGKILTFGQVKNSEVEQVKGVTYSLESFLGPRAYTEDLPFPPASSSDSFRNQLVTREGNELYHCVIYLAPGDYHCFHSPTDWTVSHRRHFPGSLMSVNPGMARWIKELFCHNERVVLTGDWKHGFFSLTAVGATNVGSIRIHFDRDLHTNSPRYSKGSYNDLSFLTHANKEGILMRKGEPLGEFNLGSTIVLIFEAPKDFNFMLKAGQKIRFGEALGSL; from the exons GTTGCATTTCCCCCAGCTGGCCCTACGGCGGAGGCTAGGCCAGCTGAGCTGCATGTCCAGACCTGCTCTGAAACTGCGCTCCTGGCCCCTGACCATCCTCCACTACCTCCTGCCCTTCGGTGCCCTCAGGCCCCTCAGCCAGGTGGGATGGAGGCCCATGAGCAGG GTGTCCCTATATAAGTCTGTGCCAACACGTTTGCTGTCACGTGCCTGTGGTCGCCTCAACCAAGTAGAACTTCCTTACTGGCTCCGGAGGCCAGTCTACAGCCTGTATATCTGGACCTTTGGGGTAAACATGACAGAGGCTGAAGTGGAGGACCTACACCACTACCGCAACCTCAGCGAGTTCTTCCGGCGTAAGCTGAAGCCGCAGGCACGGCCTGTCTGTGGCTTGCACTGTGTG ACTAGTCCATCAGATGGCAAGATCCTCACCTTTGGCCAGGTGAAGAACTCTGAGGTGGAGCAGGTAAAGGGTGTAACTTACTCCTTGGAGTCGTTCCTGGGCCCTCGAGCCTACACAGAGGACCTACCCTTCCCTCCAG CTTCCTCCTCTGACTCCTTCAGAAACCAGCTGGTCACCCGGGAAGGGAATGAGCTCTACCACTGTGTCATCTACCTGGCCCCAGGAGACTACCACTGCTTCCACTCCCCCACTGACTGGACTGTCTCACATCGGCGCCACTTCCCAG gttccctGATGTCAGTAAACCCTGGCATGGCCCGGTGGATCAAAGAGCTCTTCTGTCACAATGAGCGTGTAGTCCTGACTGGAGACTGGAAACATGGCTTCTTCTCCTTGACAGCAGTGGGAGCCACCAATGTGGGCTCTATCCGCATCCACTTTGACCGA GACCTGCACACAAACAGCCCCAGGTACAGCAAGGGCTCCTACAATGACCTGAGCTTTCTAACACACGCCAACAAGGAAGGCATTCTCATGCGAAAGGGCGAACCCCTTGGAGAGTTCAACTTGGGCTCCACCATCGTGCTCATCTTTGAGGCACCCAAGGACTTCAATTTCATGCTGAAGGCAGGGCAGAAGATCCGCTTTGGGGAAGCACTGGGCTCCCTCTAG
- the Pisd gene encoding phosphatidylserine decarboxylase proenzyme, mitochondrial isoform X2 has protein sequence MCQSEKQPGPELQAAAKWLHFPQLALRRRLGQLSCMSRPALKLRSWPLTILHYLLPFGALRPLSQVGWRPMSRVSLYKSVPTRLLSRACGRLNQVELPYWLRRPVYSLYIWTFGVNMTEAEVEDLHHYRNLSEFFRRKLKPQARPVCGLHCVTSPSDGKILTFGQVKNSEVEQVKGVTYSLESFLGPRAYTEDLPFPPASSSDSFRNQLVTREGNELYHCVIYLAPGDYHCFHSPTDWTVSHRRHFPGSLMSVNPGMARWIKELFCHNERVVLTGDWKHGFFSLTAVGATNVGSIRIHFDRDLHTNSPRYSKGSYNDLSFLTHANKEGILMRKGEPLGEFNLGSTIVLIFEAPKDFNFMLKAGQKIRFGEALGSL, from the exons GTTGCATTTCCCCCAGCTGGCCCTACGGCGGAGGCTAGGCCAGCTGAGCTGCATGTCCAGACCTGCTCTGAAACTGCGCTCCTGGCCCCTGACCATCCTCCACTACCTCCTGCCCTTCGGTGCCCTCAGGCCCCTCAGCCAGGTGGGATGGAGGCCCATGAGCAGG GTGTCCCTATATAAGTCTGTGCCAACACGTTTGCTGTCACGTGCCTGTGGTCGCCTCAACCAAGTAGAACTTCCTTACTGGCTCCGGAGGCCAGTCTACAGCCTGTATATCTGGACCTTTGGGGTAAACATGACAGAGGCTGAAGTGGAGGACCTACACCACTACCGCAACCTCAGCGAGTTCTTCCGGCGTAAGCTGAAGCCGCAGGCACGGCCTGTCTGTGGCTTGCACTGTGTG ACTAGTCCATCAGATGGCAAGATCCTCACCTTTGGCCAGGTGAAGAACTCTGAGGTGGAGCAGGTAAAGGGTGTAACTTACTCCTTGGAGTCGTTCCTGGGCCCTCGAGCCTACACAGAGGACCTACCCTTCCCTCCAG CTTCCTCCTCTGACTCCTTCAGAAACCAGCTGGTCACCCGGGAAGGGAATGAGCTCTACCACTGTGTCATCTACCTGGCCCCAGGAGACTACCACTGCTTCCACTCCCCCACTGACTGGACTGTCTCACATCGGCGCCACTTCCCAG gttccctGATGTCAGTAAACCCTGGCATGGCCCGGTGGATCAAAGAGCTCTTCTGTCACAATGAGCGTGTAGTCCTGACTGGAGACTGGAAACATGGCTTCTTCTCCTTGACAGCAGTGGGAGCCACCAATGTGGGCTCTATCCGCATCCACTTTGACCGA GACCTGCACACAAACAGCCCCAGGTACAGCAAGGGCTCCTACAATGACCTGAGCTTTCTAACACACGCCAACAAGGAAGGCATTCTCATGCGAAAGGGCGAACCCCTTGGAGAGTTCAACTTGGGCTCCACCATCGTGCTCATCTTTGAGGCACCCAAGGACTTCAATTTCATGCTGAAGGCAGGGCAGAAGATCCGCTTTGGGGAAGCACTGGGCTCCCTCTAG